In Planococcus versutus, the DNA window ATGCCTCATTGTATCTTGTCCACATTATTGACAATCGTTCATTTGGCTCAATTGACGCTTACGACCGCACAATTGCAGATCGTACAAAGAAAACATCTGAAGAGTTACTAGATGGTTTTAAAGAACAAGCTCTTGCTGCTGGTGTAGAAAAAGTAGAAGTGATCGTTGAATATGGAGTGCCAAAAATCGTTATTCCAAAAGAACTCGCACCTAAGCTAAATGTCGATGTGATCATTTGTGGCGCAACTGGATTAAATGCGGCTGAACGTTTTGTCATGGGGAGTGTTTCCGAACGAATTGTTCGCACGGCTAAATGCGATGTCCTCGTTGTTCGTCGAGACCCAACTGATGTATTAGCAGACGCTTAAGTAAAAGTCTTTCCTTTTCTAATAGGAAAGGCTTTTTTATTTTGTTGAAATCCTTCTATATTTTCTCTAGTAAAATTTTATGTTACATTTAAAACATTTGTCTTTTAACGTTTTTCACTAAACCGTCATATTCTTATCAAAATTACGCATTTACTTGCTATTTTGCTCTGTTTTGTCATTTTAGATTTCTAATTGATAACAAACTGTAACAATAAATAGGTTTATCTGATGGTACAATGATTTTGCTGGATTTTTCCTAAGGATTTCAAATTTAAGGAACAGCATCATGATAACAGAATTTTTTCAACATAACTTATAGATGAGTCACGGATATGAAAGGGGATCAACAGTTTGAATAGAACATCAAAATTTCTAACAGTCGTTTTATCTTCTGTATTGGCTTTAACTATGTTTTTGCCTTCC includes these proteins:
- a CDS encoding universal stress protein, coding for MTLKYSTILVAVDGSKESELAFNKGVSAATRNNASLYLVHIIDNRSFGSIDAYDRTIADRTKKTSEELLDGFKEQALAAGVEKVEVIVEYGVPKIVIPKELAPKLNVDVIICGATGLNAAERFVMGSVSERIVRTAKCDVLVVRRDPTDVLADA